The Devosia sp. A16 genome includes a window with the following:
- a CDS encoding carbohydrate ABC transporter permease, which translates to MKPALTPMRILGFLVLAGFAFITLFPFYWMVMTAIMPTDAILSREPSLLPDLGRVRFDAFVKVFENRPFFTWIMNSLIVATASTLLSLFVSTLAGYSLSRFSSPPQQALGATLLVSKLIPASLILIPLFIIYTNTGLFNSLAGIVLANMTIGVPLATWLMKGFFDRIPRELEQAAMIDGASQLQAMRLVILPLAKPGLAASTVYLVLTSWSEFIFARTLVDKPEVQVLTVGMQSFVGEQMVDWSMLMAAGTISVLPAIVLFIFLEPFLVSGMTKGALAGT; encoded by the coding sequence ATGAAACCCGCCCTCACGCCCATGCGCATCCTCGGCTTCCTGGTCCTCGCCGGCTTCGCTTTCATCACGCTGTTCCCGTTCTACTGGATGGTCATGACGGCGATCATGCCGACCGACGCGATCCTGTCCCGAGAGCCCTCGCTGCTGCCCGACCTCGGCCGGGTGCGCTTCGATGCCTTCGTGAAAGTGTTCGAGAACCGGCCGTTCTTCACCTGGATCATGAACAGCCTGATCGTCGCCACCGCCTCGACCCTGCTGAGCCTGTTCGTCTCGACGCTGGCCGGCTACTCGCTGTCGCGTTTCTCGAGCCCGCCGCAGCAGGCGCTGGGGGCGACGCTGCTGGTCAGCAAGCTCATCCCGGCCAGCCTGATCCTGATCCCGCTGTTCATCATCTACACCAATACCGGGCTGTTCAACTCGCTCGCCGGGATCGTGCTCGCCAACATGACCATCGGCGTGCCGCTCGCCACCTGGCTGATGAAGGGGTTCTTTGACCGTATCCCGCGCGAGCTCGAACAGGCGGCGATGATCGATGGCGCGAGCCAGCTGCAGGCCATGCGCCTCGTGATTCTGCCGTTGGCGAAGCCCGGGCTCGCCGCCTCGACCGTCTACCTGGTGCTGACCAGCTGGTCGGAATTCATCTTCGCCCGCACCCTGGTCGACAAGCCCGAAGTGCAGGTGCTGACCGTCGGCATGCAGTCCTTCGTGGGTGAGCAGATGGTCGACTGGTCAATGCTGATGGCGGCTGGCACGATCTCGGTTCTGCCCGCTATCGTCCTCTTCATCTTCCTCGAGCCGTTCCTGGTCTCCGGCATGACCAAGGGCGCCCTCGCCGGCACCTGA
- a CDS encoding dihydrodipicolinate synthase family protein — translation MDRNDYRGIFVIVTTPFTDDFRLDEAALERTLDFCLAAGVHGVVANALASEGFYLSEAERRRAAEIVVNKAKGKVPVIVAVSAPHYHLAVEFARHAAEIGADAVMSLPPTLHPSSPADIKAHYKAIGAATKLPLVIQNVSGQGASPLSAGLIAELVKEIPTARFVKEESGYPAQTVGEIIRLCGDKLEGVMGGKAGKTLMEEVRHGVSGTMPACEIADVHVALWNAIEAKDDKRARNIFQRLLPLLDMESNYGMPLMKEVLKARGVIPSNAVRQSGFRALDDAARAEAAAIMDDLADLMLPAYTHRR, via the coding sequence ATGGATCGCAACGACTACCGCGGCATCTTCGTGATCGTCACGACGCCGTTCACCGACGACTTCCGGCTGGATGAGGCAGCCCTGGAGCGGACTCTCGACTTCTGCCTCGCCGCCGGCGTCCATGGCGTCGTCGCCAACGCGCTCGCCAGCGAGGGCTTCTACCTCAGCGAAGCTGAGCGCCGGCGTGCCGCCGAGATCGTCGTCAACAAGGCCAAGGGCAAGGTACCGGTGATCGTCGCCGTCTCGGCGCCGCACTATCACCTTGCCGTCGAATTCGCCCGCCATGCCGCAGAGATCGGCGCCGACGCAGTGATGTCGCTGCCGCCGACCCTCCACCCCTCGAGCCCGGCCGATATCAAGGCGCACTACAAGGCCATCGGCGCCGCCACGAAGCTGCCCCTGGTGATCCAGAACGTCTCGGGGCAGGGCGCTTCGCCACTCAGCGCCGGCCTGATCGCCGAACTGGTCAAGGAAATCCCGACCGCCCGCTTCGTCAAGGAAGAGTCGGGCTATCCGGCCCAGACCGTCGGCGAGATCATCCGGCTCTGCGGCGACAAGCTCGAGGGCGTGATGGGCGGCAAGGCCGGCAAGACCCTGATGGAGGAAGTCCGCCACGGCGTTTCCGGCACCATGCCGGCCTGCGAGATCGCCGACGTGCACGTGGCGTTGTGGAACGCCATCGAGGCCAAGGACGACAAGCGCGCCCGTAACATCTTCCAGCGCCTGCTGCCGCTGCTCGACATGGAGAGCAATTACGGCATGCCGCTGATGAAGGAGGTGCTGAAGGCGCGCGGCGTGATCCCATCCAATGCGGTGCGCCAGTCCGGCTTCCGCGCGCTCGACGACGCGGCTCGCGCCGAGGCCGCCGCCATCATGGATGATCTCGCCGACCTGATGCTCCCCGCCTACACGCACCGCCGCTGA